In a genomic window of Nostoc sp. UHCC 0870:
- a CDS encoding NACHT domain-containing protein, with the protein MTSRGLKASPEGIKAAKTALTDKTLSQQKLATALGITRQPVSKFFAGEPVSRSCFVQICRQLGLSWEQVASLHEDWVSKGTPQLQPNSFNLNTLVQELRQKCQDKIQDQCNTVQMLDIARAIPLDQIYTPVSVLEEIPSQQWREISDLLQYSPLEPNFHQLEQSNHHKALPGLEAGLRYSKLMVLGKSGSGKTTFLQHLAIACNQAKFQPHHVPVFVKLKEFAEDANYEQQFNLEKYISEGFYSCGIDEEATLNVLTKGRVLILLDGLDEVPLDYTDDVIREIRKFSQIYYKNQFIISCRIAAHKYRFPGFTEVELADFHDQQIEAFIKNWFVAVANQSMSKAESTSNLFLQHLNLPENQRIRELARVPLFLHLICLLFQVKGQFPSNPAKLYEQVLNILLARWDEIRGIKRDSFYANLSLNSKKKLLAKIAAITFIKGDYFFEQEKLQQLIAENLPIVANLALEKSQMDLDRQSVLQGLLFQDGLLLERARGIYSFSNLGLLEYLTAKNLVENYQNTDWESLITHIPEACWYNVFLLTMGMLSSIDETIKLMKNQVDTLIVNDRKIKEYLIWLNQKTNSVYKDNKNKAAAVRAFYFIYGYGFELTASYSIEGDVIGNLAFNPELALDDLLFSILNCLYELKLAWKDNLDIIYAFNHARILSLTFDEAIELVWDFEFKEELQKLKKQLPCTESNSEKFYAWWQNNSIIWEQEIRRSFIKYRNIGYDWELDNREIKLLQAYFNANKLIIDCLERNVNINQELKQQIEDNLFLAIADTKT; encoded by the coding sequence ATGACAAGCCGAGGACTGAAAGCTTCACCAGAAGGGATTAAAGCTGCAAAAACAGCTTTAACTGATAAAACCTTGAGTCAGCAAAAATTAGCAACCGCTTTAGGGATCACACGCCAACCAGTTTCCAAGTTTTTCGCGGGTGAACCAGTTTCTCGCAGTTGTTTTGTCCAAATTTGCCGACAGTTGGGACTGTCTTGGGAACAGGTGGCTAGTTTACATGAGGATTGGGTATCTAAAGGCACTCCGCAACTACAGCCTAATAGTTTTAACCTCAATACTTTGGTGCAGGAATTGCGGCAAAAATGCCAAGACAAAATTCAAGACCAGTGCAATACTGTACAAATGTTAGATATTGCACGGGCAATACCATTAGATCAAATTTACACTCCTGTCAGTGTTTTGGAAGAGATCCCCAGCCAGCAGTGGCGTGAGATTTCTGACTTGTTGCAATACTCACCTTTAGAGCCTAATTTTCACCAACTGGAACAAAGCAACCATCACAAAGCATTACCAGGGTTAGAAGCCGGATTGCGGTACTCCAAGTTGATGGTATTAGGTAAATCTGGGTCGGGTAAAACAACATTTTTACAGCATTTGGCGATCGCCTGCAATCAAGCTAAATTTCAACCTCACCATGTCCCAGTATTTGTGAAGTTAAAGGAATTTGCGGAAGATGCAAACTATGAACAGCAATTCAATCTGGAAAAGTACATTAGCGAAGGGTTTTACTCCTGTGGAATTGATGAGGAAGCCACTTTAAACGTACTAACTAAAGGGAGGGTACTGATTTTACTGGATGGACTAGATGAAGTACCCCTAGACTATACAGATGATGTGATCAGAGAAATTCGCAAATTTAGCCAGATTTATTACAAGAATCAGTTTATTATTAGCTGTCGAATTGCTGCTCACAAATATAGATTTCCCGGATTTACTGAAGTAGAATTAGCTGATTTTCACGACCAACAAATAGAAGCTTTTATCAAAAACTGGTTTGTTGCAGTGGCTAATCAGTCTATGAGTAAGGCGGAGTCCACCAGTAATTTATTTCTCCAGCACCTAAACTTGCCAGAAAATCAGCGCATCCGAGAATTAGCAAGAGTACCCCTATTCTTACATCTCATCTGTTTATTATTTCAAGTTAAAGGACAATTTCCATCTAATCCAGCCAAATTGTATGAGCAAGTCTTGAATATCTTATTGGCTCGGTGGGATGAAATAAGAGGTATTAAACGAGATAGTTTTTACGCTAATTTGAGCTTGAATTCTAAAAAAAAGCTACTTGCTAAAATTGCTGCTATTACCTTTATCAAAGGCGATTATTTTTTTGAACAGGAAAAACTTCAGCAGTTGATAGCTGAAAATTTACCCATCGTAGCCAATCTTGCTCTAGAGAAATCGCAAATGGATTTAGATAGGCAATCAGTGCTACAAGGTCTATTATTTCAAGATGGTTTATTACTGGAGAGAGCCAGAGGAATATACTCCTTTTCTAATTTAGGATTATTAGAGTACCTAACGGCGAAAAATCTTGTTGAAAATTACCAAAATACAGATTGGGAATCATTAATAACCCATATCCCTGAAGCGTGTTGGTATAATGTTTTTCTGCTAACTATGGGTATGTTATCAAGTATTGATGAAACTATCAAGTTAATGAAAAATCAGGTTGATACACTTATAGTAAATGACCGTAAAATAAAAGAATACCTCATATGGTTAAACCAAAAAACTAATTCTGTGTATAAAGATAATAAAAATAAAGCTGCTGCTGTTCGCGCCTTTTATTTTATTTATGGTTACGGGTTTGAACTGACTGCAAGTTACAGCATAGAAGGGGATGTTATAGGAAATTTAGCTTTTAACCCAGAACTAGCATTAGATGATTTGCTGTTTAGCATTCTCAATTGTTTATATGAGTTAAAATTGGCTTGGAAAGATAATCTCGACATCATTTATGCTTTTAACCATGCTCGTATTTTGAGCCTTACTTTTGATGAAGCTATTGAATTAGTTTGGGACTTTGAATTTAAAGAAGAACTACAAAAACTCAAAAAACAATTACCTTGTACAGAAAGCAACTCAGAAAAATTCTATGCTTGGTGGCAGAATAACAGTATAATTTGGGAACAAGAAATAAGACGAAGTTTTATTAAATATCGTAATATCGGTTATGATTGGGAGTTAGATAATCGAGAAATAAAATTATTACAAGCATATTTCAATGCTAATAAATTAATTATTGATTGTCTTGAAAGAAATGTGAATATTAACCAGGAATTAAAACAGCAGATTGAGGATAACTTATTTTTAGCGATCGCTGACACTAAAACCTAA
- a CDS encoding rhodanese-like domain-containing protein, whose protein sequence is MNSNVLGGVIPPQPPIKAQSDVHAVKSRLEWGEPAFTILDVRDRSIYNQGHIMGAMPMPIDQLVDRAVPALDKSRDIYIYGRTEEETAEAARMLRSAGFTHVSELKGGLAAWKAIGGPTEGIIESQTPAGADDYNVVDRMKNYVETQQKDV, encoded by the coding sequence ATGAATAGCAATGTACTAGGCGGTGTTATTCCCCCACAGCCACCTATAAAAGCACAATCTGACGTTCATGCAGTGAAGTCCCGTCTAGAATGGGGTGAACCAGCTTTCACAATCTTAGATGTACGCGATCGCTCTATCTATAATCAAGGTCATATCATGGGTGCGATGCCCATGCCAATAGATCAATTGGTAGATCGCGCCGTACCAGCTTTAGATAAAAGCCGTGATATTTATATCTACGGTAGAACAGAAGAAGAAACCGCCGAAGCTGCAAGAATGCTTCGTTCTGCTGGGTTTACTCATGTCTCAGAACTTAAAGGTGGTCTAGCTGCATGGAAGGCTATTGGCGGCCCCACAGAAGGCATTATCGAATCACAAACCCCCGCAGGTGCAGATGATTATAATGTCGTTGATCGCATGAAAAATTATGTGGAGACACAACAAAAGGACGTGTAG
- a CDS encoding ribonuclease H-like domain-containing protein, whose amino-acid sequence MTLQDFQVSDRDLSDEAVSQYLQSEVLAVDTETMGLLPQRDRLCLIQLCNQQGQVTAIRIAKGQTAAPNLKTLLEATNVLKLFHFARFDVATLRYYLDIHVQPIFCTKIASKLARTYTNRHGLKDVVQELEGVELDKSSQSSDWGNASNLSDAQLNYAANDVRYLIGVQQKLTAMLKREERWELAQQCFQVLPTIVSLDLLQFKDLFEH is encoded by the coding sequence ATGACATTACAAGACTTTCAAGTGAGCGATCGCGATTTGAGTGATGAGGCTGTGTCCCAATATTTACAGTCTGAAGTGCTGGCTGTTGATACCGAAACTATGGGATTATTACCGCAGCGCGATCGCTTGTGTCTAATTCAGCTGTGTAACCAACAAGGCCAAGTCACAGCTATTCGCATCGCTAAAGGACAAACAGCAGCTCCCAATTTAAAGACGCTGCTAGAAGCTACAAATGTCCTGAAACTATTTCACTTTGCGCGTTTCGATGTTGCGACCTTACGTTATTATTTGGATATTCATGTCCAGCCAATTTTCTGCACCAAGATTGCTAGTAAGTTAGCTCGCACTTACACCAATCGTCATGGACTCAAGGATGTGGTGCAAGAGTTGGAAGGTGTGGAACTCGATAAAAGTTCTCAAAGTTCCGATTGGGGTAACGCCAGTAATTTGTCTGATGCTCAACTGAATTACGCCGCCAATGATGTCCGCTATTTGATTGGCGTACAACAAAAGTTAACCGCCATGCTCAAACGAGAAGAACGTTGGGAACTCGCTCAACAATGTTTTCAAGTTCTCCCCACAATCGTTTCTTTGGACTTATTACAATTCAAAGATTTATTTGAGCATTAA
- a CDS encoding CAP domain-containing protein, producing the protein MSRQTAFGIALSTLVLAGGLLVPPIAGHTSTQAPNEDQPLSIVSTQVASSTAFQTTALEKSVFEQVNRYRVARRLPKLTLNENITRQARIHSRNMARGKAPFSHNGFEERVYAIPLRYNSAAENLAFNRGYSDPANQAVIGWLESPGHLKNIRGNYNLTGIGVAANQKGEVYLTQIFLRTR; encoded by the coding sequence ATGTCCCGACAAACTGCTTTTGGCATCGCTTTAAGTACGCTTGTCCTTGCGGGAGGGTTGCTTGTTCCTCCCATAGCAGGCCATACGTCTACACAAGCACCTAATGAGGATCAACCGTTGTCGATTGTTTCTACTCAGGTTGCTAGCTCTACGGCGTTTCAAACTACTGCTTTAGAAAAATCAGTGTTTGAACAAGTTAATCGATATCGAGTAGCTAGGAGGTTGCCAAAGCTGACTCTCAATGAAAACATCACTCGCCAAGCCAGAATTCACAGTCGAAACATGGCTAGAGGAAAAGCACCATTTAGTCATAACGGATTTGAGGAGCGAGTTTATGCTATTCCCCTTCGTTACAATAGTGCTGCGGAAAATCTCGCTTTCAACCGGGGATATAGTGATCCGGCTAATCAAGCGGTGATTGGTTGGTTAGAAAGTCCTGGACATTTAAAGAATATCCGAGGTAATTATAATCTTACAGGAATTGGTGTCGCGGCTAATCAGAAAGGTGAAGTTTATCTCACACAAATTTTTCTGCGTACTCGCTAG
- a CDS encoding CAP domain-containing protein, with amino-acid sequence MLRTTIYSLALGSFVLASGASAVSLQTQSVNQSVQPKSSTIKYDLAQYFPGQYNRRPVKSFPQRRYSPGQSNPGSSGGQSNPASSGEQSNPASSGEQSNPASSGGQSNSNAASIEQSVFDQINQYRASLNLPALTRNSAIDEQARGHSQNMASGQVPFSHQGAEQRFKASGVAYKSANENVAYNQDRDPATSAVQSWLKSSGHLANIKSNTNVTGIGVAVNGQGVVYLTQIFMRA; translated from the coding sequence ATGCTTCGGACAACAATTTATAGTCTTGCTCTAGGAAGTTTCGTTCTCGCCAGTGGAGCGAGTGCTGTTTCTTTACAAACTCAATCTGTAAATCAATCTGTTCAGCCAAAGTCTTCAACCATCAAGTACGATCTAGCACAATATTTTCCAGGACAATACAATCGTCGTCCTGTAAAATCTTTTCCCCAAAGACGATATAGTCCTGGACAATCAAATCCCGGCTCTTCCGGTGGACAATCAAACCCCGCCTCTTCCGGTGAACAATCAAATCCCGCCTCTTCCGGTGAACAGTCAAATCCCGCCTCTTCCGGTGGACAATCTAACTCTAATGCTGCTTCTATAGAACAGTCAGTTTTCGACCAAATCAACCAATACAGAGCTTCCCTAAATCTACCAGCACTCACACGTAATTCTGCTATTGATGAGCAAGCTAGAGGTCATAGCCAAAATATGGCTAGTGGTCAAGTTCCATTTAGCCATCAGGGTGCTGAACAGCGATTTAAAGCAAGTGGTGTTGCTTACAAATCAGCTAATGAAAATGTTGCTTACAACCAAGACAGAGACCCAGCTACGAGTGCTGTGCAAAGTTGGCTAAAAAGCTCAGGACACCTTGCTAACATCAAAAGCAATACGAATGTGACTGGTATTGGTGTTGCAGTTAACGGCCAAGGCGTAGTTTATCTGACGCAAATTTTCATGCGTGCTTAA
- the trpB gene encoding tryptophan synthase subunit beta, with translation MTTTPLSPSSPSTTLVPDTQGRFGRFGGKYVPETLMPALAELEVAYQQYRHDSGFQAELQQLLKDYVGRATPLYFAERLTAHYARPDGTGAQIYLKREDLNHTGAHKINNALGQVLLAKRMGKQRIIAETGAGQHGVATATVCARFGLSCVIYMGVHDMERQSLNVFRMRLMGAEVRPVAAGTGTLKDATSEAIRDWVTNVETTHYILGSVAGPHPYPMMVRDFHAIIGEETRAQAVEKWGGLPDILMACVGGGSNAMGLFHEFVHESSVRLIGVEAAGEGVNTEKHAATLTKGRVGVLHGAMSYLLQDEDGQVTEAHSISAGLDYPGVGPEHSYLKDLGRAEYYSVTDAEALEAFQRLSKLEGIIPALETSHAIAYLETLCPQLSGNPRIIINCSGRGDKDVQTVAKFLNPA, from the coding sequence GTGACTACCACTCCCCTATCTCCAAGTTCTCCCTCTACAACTCTAGTTCCCGATACACAAGGACGTTTTGGACGCTTTGGCGGAAAGTACGTCCCGGAAACCTTAATGCCTGCTTTAGCTGAATTAGAAGTAGCTTATCAGCAATACCGCCATGATTCCGGTTTTCAAGCAGAACTACAACAACTGCTCAAAGACTATGTAGGACGAGCCACACCGTTATATTTTGCGGAACGTCTAACTGCTCATTATGCCCGTCCAGATGGCACAGGGGCGCAAATTTACTTAAAACGTGAAGACTTAAATCATACAGGCGCACACAAAATTAATAATGCTCTTGGTCAGGTATTACTGGCAAAGCGTATGGGTAAGCAACGCATTATTGCTGAAACAGGTGCAGGACAACATGGTGTTGCTACTGCCACAGTTTGCGCTCGGTTTGGTTTGTCATGTGTGATTTACATGGGCGTTCACGATATGGAACGCCAATCTTTAAATGTATTTAGAATGCGGTTGATGGGGGCAGAAGTTCGCCCAGTGGCTGCTGGTACAGGTACTCTCAAGGATGCTACCTCTGAGGCTATCCGGGATTGGGTGACGAATGTGGAAACAACGCATTACATTCTAGGTTCAGTAGCTGGCCCCCATCCATACCCCATGATGGTACGTGATTTCCATGCCATCATCGGTGAAGAAACTCGCGCTCAAGCTGTAGAAAAGTGGGGCGGTTTACCAGATATTCTCATGGCTTGTGTGGGTGGTGGGTCTAATGCAATGGGACTATTCCACGAGTTTGTACATGAGTCATCTGTAAGGTTGATAGGGGTAGAAGCGGCTGGAGAAGGTGTCAATACAGAAAAACACGCTGCTACCTTGACAAAAGGAAGAGTTGGTGTGTTGCATGGAGCGATGAGTTACCTGTTACAAGATGAAGATGGACAGGTGACAGAGGCGCACTCAATTAGTGCGGGTTTAGATTATCCTGGTGTTGGCCCAGAACACAGCTATTTGAAGGATCTTGGTCGCGCGGAATACTACAGTGTGACTGATGCAGAGGCTTTAGAAGCATTCCAAAGATTATCTAAGCTGGAAGGAATTATACCAGCCTTGGAAACATCCCATGCGATCGCCTATTTAGAAACTCTGTGTCCCCAACTAAGCGGTAATCCCCGAATTATCATTAACTGCTCTGGACGCGGTGACAAGGATGTACAAACTGTAGCTAAGTTTCTTAATCCTGCATAA
- a CDS encoding translation initiation factor — translation MSSSNSNSADKHYTYREFGNDNPAATERATPELPPKQQNLRVQATRSGRKGKTVTVITGFQTKPETLADLVKTLKTQCGTGGTVKDNEIELQGDHKQKILEILIKLGYKAKISGG, via the coding sequence ATGTCTTCTTCCAATTCCAACTCTGCCGACAAGCATTATACCTACCGCGAATTTGGTAATGACAACCCCGCCGCCACTGAAAGAGCAACTCCAGAATTACCGCCAAAACAACAAAATCTGAGAGTGCAAGCTACCCGTTCTGGACGTAAGGGTAAAACGGTTACAGTAATTACTGGTTTTCAAACCAAACCAGAAACCTTGGCTGATTTAGTAAAAACCTTAAAAACTCAGTGCGGCACGGGTGGCACAGTTAAAGATAATGAAATAGAACTGCAAGGCGACCATAAACAGAAAATTTTGGAAATTTTGATTAAGCTAGGCTATAAAGCTAAAATTAGCGGTGGCTAG
- a CDS encoding YqaE/Pmp3 family membrane protein, with protein sequence MDLVRILCAIFFPPLGVFLQVGIGKDFWINILLTFLGYFPGIIHAVWVIAKK encoded by the coding sequence ATGGATTTAGTGCGGATTTTATGCGCGATTTTCTTCCCACCTCTGGGAGTTTTTTTACAAGTAGGGATAGGTAAAGACTTCTGGATTAATATTCTGTTGACATTCTTGGGTTATTTTCCGGGAATTATTCATGCGGTGTGGGTGATTGCAAAGAAATAA
- a CDS encoding fasciclin domain-containing protein — MKLNYSTLLTNFASVVSLAGVSLLISLPSGAKEVLNPNPSIFQEAHYNRSLSTPGNVIELTKGNDKKQIAQTPGSGKVNPRPSIFNEPPYNRGSRTTPTEVAPPPATTPTAPEKPAAGTTETQGKTLLALAESSPSFTVLAKAIKAAGLSDVLQGKDNFTVFAPTDAAFAKLPQDALEELLKPENKEVLVKVLTYHVVAGSVLSTDLKSGQVKSVEGGPINVKVDPKTGVTVNDAKVSQADIKASNGVIHAIDEVILPPDL; from the coding sequence ATGAAGCTCAACTACAGCACACTGCTAACTAATTTTGCTAGTGTAGTAAGTCTAGCAGGTGTTAGTCTCCTGATCAGCTTACCATCAGGTGCGAAAGAGGTTTTAAATCCCAATCCTAGTATTTTCCAAGAAGCTCACTATAATCGGAGTCTATCGACCCCTGGTAATGTTATAGAACTCACCAAGGGTAACGACAAAAAACAGATAGCACAAACCCCAGGGAGTGGTAAGGTCAATCCTAGACCTAGCATCTTTAACGAACCTCCCTATAATCGTGGTAGTCGCACCACACCAACTGAAGTAGCACCACCCCCAGCAACAACACCCACCGCACCTGAGAAACCAGCCGCAGGAACAACTGAAACTCAGGGCAAAACCTTGTTAGCATTAGCGGAGTCTTCTCCTTCTTTTACAGTGTTAGCCAAAGCTATCAAAGCCGCAGGACTCAGTGACGTTCTACAAGGCAAAGATAACTTTACAGTGTTTGCACCTACTGATGCTGCGTTTGCGAAATTACCACAAGACGCTTTAGAAGAATTACTGAAACCGGAGAACAAAGAAGTATTAGTCAAGGTATTGACTTATCATGTTGTTGCCGGTAGTGTTTTATCAACTGATTTAAAATCAGGCCAAGTTAAAAGTGTTGAAGGCGGTCCGATCAATGTAAAAGTTGATCCTAAAACTGGTGTTACTGTCAATGATGCCAAAGTGAGCCAGGCAGATATTAAAGCGAGCAATGGTGTAATCCATGCCATTGACGAAGTAATTTTACCTCCCGATTTGTAG
- a CDS encoding glutathione S-transferase family protein produces MLELYQWELSQYSEKVRLILDYKGLEYRKIEVTPGIGQVELFRLTGQKQLPVLKDGSRYIADSTEIAKYLDLEYPDRPLIPQDPKRRGLTLLMEEWADESIGIKGRKALFSAISQDQNFRKSLLPTSTPDILKTLVEGVPGDFMTVLGFGVGYTPEVIKSAIADLKQDLEAVTLLLADSPYLTGDEPTLADLAVAGLSILLKFPEGAYLDLPVSIRGKGVPSIADNPDYAAFFAWRDRIYTQFRKPLIGVPPTGSAPTSIQID; encoded by the coding sequence ATGTTGGAATTATACCAGTGGGAACTCTCGCAATACTCGGAAAAAGTGCGGCTGATTCTAGACTATAAAGGTTTGGAATACCGCAAAATTGAGGTGACACCTGGGATTGGACAGGTAGAGTTATTTCGGTTGACTGGGCAAAAGCAACTACCAGTATTAAAAGATGGTAGTAGATATATTGCAGATTCTACCGAAATAGCTAAGTATTTAGACTTAGAATATCCAGATCGTCCTCTGATACCACAAGACCCCAAACGCCGGGGTTTAACTTTATTAATGGAAGAATGGGCTGATGAGTCAATCGGTATCAAGGGCAGAAAAGCACTATTTTCGGCTATCAGTCAAGACCAGAATTTTCGTAAGTCTTTATTACCAACCTCCACACCGGATATCCTCAAAACTTTAGTAGAAGGTGTGCCGGGTGATTTTATGACAGTGTTGGGCTTTGGTGTAGGATATACCCCAGAGGTGATCAAATCTGCGATCGCAGATTTAAAACAAGACCTAGAAGCAGTCACCCTATTGTTAGCTGATAGTCCCTACCTAACTGGAGATGAACCCACCTTAGCTGATTTAGCAGTCGCAGGTTTATCTATACTATTAAAGTTCCCTGAAGGAGCTTACCTAGATTTACCAGTCAGTATTCGAGGTAAAGGTGTACCATCTATAGCAGACAACCCTGATTATGCAGCGTTTTTTGCTTGGCGCGATCGCATCTACACCCAATTCCGCAAACCATTAATCGGCGTTCCTCCCACTGGTTCTGCGCCAACTTCTATTCAGATTGATTAA
- a CDS encoding helicase HerA domain-containing protein — protein MTNENLPQPLGSVIQGSLTGGLEVRLHPDISVEDMRVGKFLVVQGMRSRFFCMLTDVALGVANARIIASPPGWEDTFLRDVLAGSGTYGTINLSPMLMFTPESNESFSTTDGKSVNPFVPSSTNLASFQPQTSTTMELLPVKTIPSHFSQVYEASVEDFRRVFGWEDDPQRRNFSIGKPLDMDVPVCIDLNRFVERSNGVFGKSGTGKSFLTRLLLAGVIRKNAAVSLIFDMHSEYGWEAVAEGKNVNTVKGLKQLFPGRVEVYTLDPESSKRRGVRDSQELYLSYEQIEVEDVKLCSRDLGLSDAALDNANILYSEFGKSWIVQLLNMTNEDIEMFCDEKRGHKGSIMALQRKLLRLDGLKYMRAVCPQNYISKILQSLEAGKNVVVEFGSQSNMLSYMLVTNMITRRIHEHYVKKADKFLQSKNPCDRPTPLMITIEEAHRFLDPAIVQSTIFGTIARELRKYFVTLLVVDQRPSGIDNEVMSQIGTRITALLNDEKDIDAIFTGVSGAGGLRSVLAKLDSKQQALILGHAVPMPVVVRTRPYDATFYTEIGDTAWEEKPDEEVFAAAELAKADLGF, from the coding sequence ATGACTAATGAAAATTTGCCACAACCATTAGGTTCAGTAATCCAAGGTTCTTTGACTGGGGGTTTAGAAGTGCGATTACACCCCGATATTTCCGTTGAGGATATGCGGGTAGGTAAATTTCTAGTCGTCCAGGGGATGCGATCGCGCTTTTTTTGTATGCTGACAGATGTAGCATTGGGTGTAGCTAACGCCCGCATCATCGCTAGCCCCCCCGGTTGGGAAGACACGTTTTTACGAGACGTGTTAGCTGGTAGTGGAACATATGGGACGATTAACCTCTCACCCATGTTAATGTTCACCCCTGAATCTAATGAGTCTTTTTCCACCACAGATGGTAAATCAGTCAACCCCTTTGTCCCATCCTCTACTAATTTGGCTTCCTTCCAACCCCAAACTAGTACCACGATGGAATTACTCCCCGTGAAAACTATCCCTAGCCACTTTAGCCAAGTTTATGAAGCTAGCGTGGAAGATTTTCGGCGGGTATTTGGTTGGGAAGATGACCCCCAAAGGCGGAACTTTTCCATTGGGAAACCTCTAGATATGGATGTCCCGGTGTGTATCGATTTAAACCGCTTCGTGGAACGTAGTAATGGGGTGTTTGGCAAATCGGGTACAGGTAAATCTTTTCTCACCCGCTTACTCTTAGCCGGTGTTATCCGCAAAAATGCCGCAGTCAGCTTGATTTTTGATATGCACTCTGAATATGGCTGGGAAGCCGTAGCAGAGGGTAAAAACGTTAACACTGTGAAGGGACTCAAGCAGCTTTTTCCTGGTAGAGTCGAAGTCTACACCCTTGATCCTGAATCTAGCAAGCGTCGCGGGGTGCGAGATTCCCAAGAACTTTATCTGAGTTATGAACAAATCGAAGTCGAAGATGTAAAATTATGTAGTCGAGATTTAGGCTTATCGGACGCAGCTTTAGATAATGCCAACATCTTATATAGTGAGTTCGGCAAATCTTGGATTGTCCAACTGCTGAACATGACTAATGAAGACATTGAGATGTTCTGTGATGAGAAGCGGGGACACAAAGGCTCAATTATGGCCTTGCAGCGCAAATTATTGCGTTTAGATGGACTTAAATATATGCGGGCAGTTTGTCCCCAGAATTATATTAGTAAAATCTTACAATCCTTAGAGGCTGGGAAAAATGTAGTAGTAGAATTTGGTTCTCAGTCGAATATGCTTTCTTATATGTTGGTGACTAACATGATCACCAGACGGATTCATGAGCATTACGTCAAAAAGGCTGATAAATTCCTACAAAGCAAAAATCCCTGCGATCGCCCCACACCATTAATGATTACCATAGAAGAAGCTCACCGCTTCCTTGACCCAGCGATCGTTCAAAGTACCATCTTCGGCACAATCGCCCGTGAACTGCGAAAATATTTCGTAACACTTCTAGTAGTTGATCAAAGACCCTCTGGGATAGATAATGAAGTCATGTCCCAAATCGGCACTCGCATCACCGCTTTGCTCAACGATGAGAAAGACATCGACGCAATCTTTACAGGTGTTTCTGGTGCTGGTGGTTTAAGGTCTGTGTTAGCAAAATTAGACTCCAAGCAACAAGCCTTAATCTTAGGTCACGCCGTCCCTATGCCTGTGGTAGTAAGAACCCGTCCCTATGATGCCACCTTTTACACCGAAATTGGCGATACCGCTTGGGAAGAAAAACCAGACGAAGAGGTATTTGCAGCTGCTGAACTAGCTAAAGCTGATTTAGGGTTCTGA